In Fodinibius saliphilus, a genomic segment contains:
- a CDS encoding c-type cytochrome has translation MKASKYLLFAAIALPLVLSSCRGERFKHQPVHPNMNMDQQERFEPQEENNFFEDNRAMRKPVDGTIARGKLKADKAFYEGVNEDGDYIENIPVDVTKSFLYRGKKQYEVFCTPCHGLKGDGNGIIMANNYGYVPAPDFHTDFVRERNEGYYYAAIANGVRTMPSYATQIEVKDRWAIVAYIRALQYSQNVSKDEVEQYDVSLDSLNQAFAKKQEEEQAKKEAQKAKGGGEVSVERGKTIATNNACNTCHSTDGSRLVGPTWKDLYGSERTLDNGETVVADEEYLRTAIVDPTAQVAEGFAPSMVPYDHLSDSKINSLIAYIKSLSKNAE, from the coding sequence ATGAAAGCTTCTAAGTACTTATTATTTGCAGCTATTGCTCTACCACTAGTATTATCTTCTTGCCGTGGTGAACGCTTTAAGCATCAGCCCGTCCATCCTAACATGAATATGGACCAGCAAGAACGTTTTGAACCTCAAGAGGAAAACAATTTCTTCGAAGACAATCGTGCTATGCGTAAACCCGTGGACGGAACAATTGCCCGCGGTAAACTCAAAGCTGATAAAGCTTTTTATGAAGGTGTCAACGAAGATGGAGACTACATTGAAAATATTCCTGTTGACGTAACAAAGTCTTTCCTTTATCGCGGAAAGAAACAGTATGAAGTATTCTGCACGCCTTGCCACGGTCTTAAAGGGGATGGTAATGGTATTATTATGGCCAACAATTATGGCTATGTTCCTGCTCCAGACTTTCACACAGACTTTGTTCGCGAGCGTAATGAGGGTTACTATTATGCTGCTATTGCAAATGGTGTTCGCACTATGCCTTCGTACGCTACTCAAATTGAAGTTAAAGACCGTTGGGCTATCGTTGCTTACATTCGGGCGCTGCAATACAGCCAAAATGTTTCTAAAGATGAAGTTGAACAATATGATGTCAGCTTAGACTCTTTAAATCAAGCTTTCGCAAAAAAGCAGGAAGAAGAGCAAGCAAAAAAAGAAGCTCAGAAGGCGAAAGGCGGTGGAGAAGTATCAGTTGAACGCGGTAAGACTATAGCAACTAATAATGCATGTAATACCTGTCACTCTACCGATGGCTCACGATTAGTAGGGCCAACTTGGAAAGATCTTTACGGCAGCGAACGTACCTTAGACAATGGGGAAACAGTTGTAGCAGATGAAGAGTATCTACGTACAGCTATTGTAGACCCTACAGCACAAGTTGCTGAAGGTTTTGCACCATCAATGGTGCCTTATGACCACTTGAGTGACAGTAAAATCAACTCTTTGATTGCTTACATCAAGTCACTGAGTAAAAACGCGGAATAA
- a CDS encoding SCO family protein: protein MKYVGLIAALCLLLHPVTTRAQLNKQKPRNLKDVGVTEQLGEQIPLNLKFATADGDSVTLGDLFTEDKPVLLNPVYYECPQLCSMVKEAIYKGIEDLKWSPGSEYNIVTFSFDPSEGPDVAAKNKQRFLKKLDREGAADGWHFLTGNKKNIKQLTDAIGFDVQKLENGQYAHGAAITFLSPNGVVTRYLYGLKYDEFNMRNALYEAADGNIGSTAEQVLLYCYQYDADANTYVPVAWRIMKIGGFATMFILGIFLSFMWLRHRYSNNEQQITDTNGRA, encoded by the coding sequence ATGAAATATGTTGGGCTAATAGCGGCATTATGCCTGTTACTACATCCGGTAACAACACGTGCTCAACTGAACAAACAAAAGCCGCGCAATTTAAAGGATGTTGGCGTAACAGAACAATTAGGCGAACAAATACCGCTGAATTTAAAGTTTGCAACAGCGGATGGCGACTCAGTAACACTTGGTGATTTATTTACTGAAGATAAACCAGTACTCTTGAATCCTGTTTACTATGAATGTCCGCAACTGTGCTCCATGGTAAAAGAGGCGATTTATAAAGGCATTGAAGACCTTAAATGGAGCCCTGGATCAGAATATAATATCGTTACTTTTAGCTTCGATCCCAGTGAAGGGCCTGATGTTGCAGCCAAGAACAAACAACGTTTTTTAAAAAAACTGGATCGGGAAGGCGCTGCAGATGGTTGGCACTTTCTCACTGGTAATAAAAAAAATATTAAACAACTTACTGATGCCATTGGATTTGATGTCCAGAAATTAGAAAACGGACAATATGCTCATGGCGCAGCAATCACTTTTTTGAGCCCCAATGGGGTAGTGACACGTTACCTATATGGTCTCAAATATGATGAGTTCAACATGCGAAATGCCTTGTACGAAGCCGCAGACGGTAACATAGGCAGCACCGCAGAACAGGTACTATTATACTGTTATCAATACGATGCAGATGCCAATACCTACGTACCCGTTGCCTGGCGAATTATGAAAATTGGAGGCTTTGCTACCATGTTTATTCTAGGTATTTTTCTTAGTTTTATGTGGTTGCGACATAGATATTCAAATAACGAACAGCAAATAACAGATACGAATGGACGCGCTTAA
- the coxB gene encoding cytochrome c oxidase subunit II — protein MDALNDFFLPPAKSTLASQTDTLFWFVHLSSLALTIGLIAVIVYFVYKYRRKSEDEVTPLITHNNKLEVTWSVIPLILVLIVFAWGYEVFMNQRVVPDDAYEVNVTAQKWIWQFKYENGAQTTGKLHVPAGRPVKLIMSSNDVIHSFFVPDYRIKQDVVPGRYTEMWFNAPEPGESIIYCTEYCGTAHSDMLANIIVHEQEDFENWLAENAGGASKPDDLPPAEWGKQIAQEYACNTCHSTDGSQMVGPTWQGTFGSEQTFADGSTVTVDENYIRESILEPNAKVVEGYPAVMNTYQGQLNDEQINAIIEYIKTLK, from the coding sequence ATGGACGCGCTTAACGATTTCTTTCTTCCACCGGCAAAATCAACGCTGGCAAGCCAGACCGATACGCTCTTTTGGTTTGTACATCTAAGCAGCCTTGCATTAACGATCGGCCTTATTGCCGTAATTGTATACTTTGTATATAAGTATCGTCGTAAGTCTGAGGACGAAGTTACCCCACTTATCACCCACAATAATAAGCTGGAGGTAACATGGTCTGTTATCCCTCTTATCTTAGTTCTTATTGTATTTGCCTGGGGATACGAGGTATTCATGAACCAACGAGTTGTTCCAGACGATGCCTATGAAGTTAATGTTACAGCTCAAAAGTGGATCTGGCAGTTTAAATATGAGAATGGTGCACAAACCACCGGTAAATTGCACGTTCCCGCCGGGCGCCCTGTTAAGCTTATTATGAGCTCAAATGATGTAATTCACTCTTTCTTTGTACCCGACTACCGAATAAAGCAAGATGTTGTACCTGGTCGATATACCGAAATGTGGTTTAATGCCCCGGAACCCGGAGAATCAATCATTTATTGCACCGAATACTGTGGCACCGCTCATTCCGATATGTTAGCAAATATTATTGTTCATGAACAAGAAGATTTCGAAAATTGGCTGGCTGAAAATGCCGGTGGGGCTTCGAAACCCGATGATCTGCCTCCCGCTGAATGGGGTAAACAAATTGCACAAGAGTATGCTTGCAATACTTGCCACTCTACAGATGGAAGCCAAATGGTTGGCCCAACATGGCAAGGAACTTTTGGTTCGGAACAAACATTTGCTGACGGTTCAACGGTAACTGTAGACGAAAATTATATTCGTGAGTCTATTCTAGAGCCGAATGCCAAAGTTGTTGAAGGTTATCCTGCAGTGATGAATACTTACCAGGGACAACTCAATGATGAACAGATCAACGCGATTATTGAATACATCAAAACACTGAAGTAA
- the ctaD gene encoding cytochrome c oxidase subunit I — MDTAESSSNLKKIQVQRFKPDDNPDNHYLNEETGLWSWLTTVDHKKIGIMYLASITFFFFVGGLMALLVRTELWTPAKTFIEANTYNQLFTLHGAVMIFLFLVPSVPAALGNFILPLQLGAKDVAFPRLNLLSYYLYLAGSFIAIYAIFSGGIDTGWTFYTPYSSSTGGAVTTMTFGVFVIGFSSILTGVNFITTIHKMRAPGLSWDKLPLFCWGLYATSVIQILATPVLAITLALVAMERILGIGIFDPALGGDPVLYQHFFWFYSHPAVYIMIVPGFGVVSEIISTFSKKHIFGYWAIALSSLAIAFIGFLVWGHHMFVSGQATLASMVFSFLTFLVGIPTGIKMFNWTATLYKGSIKLASPLLYIFGFFFLFLVGGLTGIVLGSIALDVHLHDTYYVVAHFHFVMVGGMVMAFLAGLHYWWPKITGKMYNETMAKIACGIIFVGFNVTFLPQFVMGSQGMPRRYFNYIEQFQSFHQVSTIGSYILGLGFLMVFYYLVKSIYRGEQATSNPWGSRALEWQISTLPPLHNFHHTPVIVNGPYDYHKPMEEFQLGLAESGNGHGHDADLEVTKEGEDLSAE, encoded by the coding sequence ATGGATACAGCAGAATCTAGCTCAAATCTTAAGAAAATCCAGGTACAGCGGTTTAAACCCGACGATAATCCTGACAATCATTACCTTAACGAAGAAACTGGATTATGGTCATGGTTAACCACCGTCGATCATAAAAAGATTGGTATCATGTACTTGGCTTCCATTACCTTCTTCTTCTTTGTAGGAGGATTAATGGCACTATTGGTACGCACCGAGTTATGGACGCCGGCTAAAACGTTTATTGAGGCTAACACCTACAATCAGCTATTCACGCTACACGGTGCGGTGATGATTTTCCTCTTCCTGGTGCCCTCGGTTCCCGCTGCACTCGGTAACTTTATACTGCCACTACAGCTCGGAGCCAAAGATGTGGCCTTTCCCAGGTTGAACTTATTGAGTTATTATTTGTACCTGGCAGGCTCTTTTATTGCAATTTATGCGATCTTTAGTGGTGGTATAGACACTGGATGGACATTTTACACTCCCTACTCATCCTCAACGGGAGGTGCAGTAACAACCATGACCTTTGGTGTTTTCGTCATTGGTTTCTCCTCCATTTTAACAGGGGTCAACTTTATTACGACCATACATAAGATGCGTGCTCCCGGTCTTAGCTGGGATAAACTGCCGCTTTTTTGCTGGGGTCTTTATGCAACTAGTGTTATACAAATTTTAGCAACGCCCGTGCTGGCTATTACGCTTGCACTTGTAGCTATGGAGCGAATTCTGGGAATCGGAATTTTTGACCCTGCGCTTGGCGGAGATCCCGTACTCTACCAGCACTTTTTCTGGTTCTACAGCCACCCAGCCGTTTATATTATGATTGTTCCGGGCTTTGGAGTAGTATCTGAAATTATTTCTACCTTCTCTAAAAAGCATATTTTTGGATACTGGGCTATCGCTCTTTCCTCACTTGCTATTGCCTTTATTGGTTTCCTCGTTTGGGGGCATCACATGTTCGTTTCCGGGCAGGCAACACTCGCTTCAATGGTATTTTCGTTCTTAACATTCTTGGTTGGTATCCCAACAGGTATTAAAATGTTCAACTGGACTGCCACACTCTACAAAGGGTCTATTAAACTGGCTTCTCCCCTGTTGTATATTTTTGGATTTTTCTTCCTTTTCCTCGTAGGTGGACTTACTGGAATTGTACTCGGATCTATTGCTCTTGACGTTCACCTGCATGATACCTATTACGTAGTTGCCCACTTCCACTTTGTAATGGTTGGTGGTATGGTGATGGCCTTCTTAGCCGGATTGCACTACTGGTGGCCAAAAATTACGGGTAAAATGTATAACGAGACCATGGCAAAAATTGCATGTGGTATCATATTCGTAGGCTTTAATGTTACCTTCCTGCCCCAGTTTGTTATGGGATCTCAGGGAATGCCACGACGTTATTTCAACTATATAGAACAGTTCCAGTCTTTCCACCAGGTTTCGACTATAGGATCCTATATTCTCGGACTTGGGTTCTTGATGGTTTTCTATTACTTGGTTAAATCGATTTATAGAGGTGAACAAGCCACATCAAACCCATGGGGAAGTCGTGCTCTTGAATGGCAAATATCTACCTTACCGCCCCTGCACAATTTCCATCATACCCCCGTTATTGTTAACGGACCCTATGATTATCACAAACCAATGGAAGAGTTCCAGTTGGGACTTGCTGAGTCAGGTAACGGACATGGTCACGATGCAGATCTCGAAGTAACTAAAGAAGGCGAAGATCTTTCTGCCGAATAA
- a CDS encoding cytochrome c oxidase subunit 3 family protein, with translation MANHSSSASESSRFMQHHFVDADQQFDAAKMGMWIFLVTEILFFGGLFAAYVIYRAWYPELFTLASEELNTLWGGVNTVVLIGSSLTVAMAIKSAQLNQKKNIAINLAITLALAAVFMVIKYFEWTHKFHIGIFPGEFYSFEGIDHPKANIFFSLYYLMTGLHGIHVVIGMGLMAWLLWRSLKGHFDSEYYTPVEITGLYWHLVDIIWIFLFPLFYLID, from the coding sequence ATGGCAAATCATTCATCATCCGCATCTGAATCCAGCAGGTTTATGCAGCACCATTTTGTGGATGCAGACCAGCAGTTTGATGCTGCTAAAATGGGTATGTGGATATTCCTGGTAACAGAAATACTCTTTTTCGGTGGACTCTTTGCAGCCTACGTTATATACCGGGCGTGGTATCCCGAACTCTTTACATTAGCCTCAGAAGAGCTTAATACTCTGTGGGGTGGAGTCAACACCGTTGTACTTATTGGAAGTAGCCTTACTGTTGCAATGGCTATTAAATCGGCCCAGCTTAACCAAAAGAAAAATATTGCCATTAATTTGGCCATTACGTTAGCACTAGCCGCCGTATTTATGGTTATTAAGTACTTTGAGTGGACTCACAAATTTCATATTGGAATATTCCCCGGAGAGTTCTACTCTTTTGAAGGAATTGATCATCCTAAAGCCAACATATTCTTTAGCCTGTATTACCTGATGACCGGCCTTCACGGCATTCACGTGGTAATAGGAATGGGATTAATGGCATGGTTGCTTTGGCGCTCGTTAAAAGGCCATTTCGACAGCGAATACTATACCCCTGTCGAAATAACTGGCCTCTATTGGCACCTTGTCGACATCATCTGGATATTCCTTTTCCCACTCTTCTACCTAATTGATTGA
- a CDS encoding cytochrome C oxidase subunit IV family protein: MSGHHISTDKTLLGVAGALFVLTILTVAVHFIHIPGPWSIIVAMGIAIFKATLVAMFFMNLYWDEQFNTLLFVASIAFFALLVGFTLLDTLFRPEVMPGF, translated from the coding sequence ATGAGCGGACATCATATATCAACTGACAAAACATTACTCGGCGTTGCGGGGGCTCTGTTTGTCCTCACTATTTTAACGGTAGCAGTACACTTTATCCATATTCCCGGCCCGTGGTCAATTATTGTTGCTATGGGGATTGCGATCTTTAAGGCAACCCTGGTAGCAATGTTCTTTATGAACCTCTACTGGGATGAACAATTTAACACCTTACTATTCGTAGCATCTATTGCATTCTTTGCACTCTTAGTAGGTTTTACCCTGTTAGACACTTTATTCCGACCTGAAGTAATGCCAGGGTTCTAA
- a CDS encoding COX15/CtaA family protein: MKLNTYQKVALTTLGATIFLIFVGGLVRAAGAGLGCPDWPKCFGMWIPPTSVSELPAGYEVTQFNVFKTWTEYINRLIGVVIGLLISATAVSSIRYRKTKPKVFYSSVTAFVLVLIQGWLGGQVVTTGLDEWLITLHMLLAMIIMMALIYAVYNASSDSFTVQLSDDSKQMFFVVTAIVIASTFIQLILGTQVREVIDVLKNLTEPPPRETWISRVGFVDEVHRSFSWIVFFAGTVLFYLARWKNNSQIIKKIGTAVYGLILLQITTGIGLYYLSLPPVYQVVHLTGVAFLIAFEFLLFLLIKNSVFPVAE; encoded by the coding sequence ATGAAGCTTAATACCTATCAGAAAGTTGCACTTACAACTTTAGGGGCTACCATATTTCTCATTTTTGTGGGGGGATTGGTACGAGCAGCCGGGGCCGGGCTGGGGTGCCCGGATTGGCCAAAATGTTTTGGGATGTGGATTCCGCCTACATCAGTTTCAGAGTTACCAGCAGGCTATGAAGTAACACAATTCAATGTCTTTAAAACATGGACCGAATACATTAATCGCCTTATTGGAGTTGTAATTGGACTGCTTATTAGTGCTACGGCTGTTTCGTCAATTCGTTATCGTAAAACGAAACCTAAAGTATTTTATAGTTCAGTTACAGCTTTTGTATTGGTGCTAATACAAGGATGGTTAGGGGGGCAGGTAGTAACAACAGGGTTGGATGAATGGTTGATAACCTTGCACATGCTTTTGGCGATGATCATTATGATGGCCCTTATTTACGCGGTCTACAATGCATCGTCTGATAGTTTTACTGTGCAGCTTTCAGACGATTCGAAACAGATGTTTTTTGTTGTTACTGCTATAGTGATAGCAAGTACCTTTATACAGTTAATCTTAGGAACGCAGGTTCGTGAAGTTATCGATGTTTTGAAAAATCTCACAGAACCGCCACCAAGAGAAACGTGGATTTCGAGAGTGGGTTTTGTAGATGAAGTACATCGTAGTTTTTCGTGGATAGTGTTTTTTGCAGGTACAGTGTTATTTTATCTAGCCCGGTGGAAAAATAATTCTCAAATTATTAAGAAAATTGGTACGGCTGTATATGGACTTATCCTTTTACAAATTACGACGGGTATTGGCTTATATTATTTGAGTCTCCCCCCTGTGTATCAAGTTGTACATCTTACCGGTGTTGCCTTTCTAATAGCATTTGAGTTTCTGCTCTTCTTGCTGATAAAAAACAGCGTTTTTCCGGTAGCTGAGTAA
- the cyoE gene encoding heme o synthase — protein sequence MKLITDSTLSKFFNTEIISAYYELTKPGITLTVLASMIIGFVLGSGNEINYILMLHATLGTWLIASGTAAHNQFMEWRYDGQMKRTQSRPVPASKISPKQSVIFSMTLIATGLIYLISVVNFVAGAVSLATTLIYLGIYTPMKRVSVVNVFIGAVPGALPPVGGWAAATGHLGSTAMWILFAIVFLWQVPHVMAIAWVCKDDYSGAGFKMFPKNDAEGYKASALILPCLIALLPVCYGLYHVGMNSWLYLSGSLICSILFLYYGLIFTIKRDKPSAKKLMFASFGYLPLIWVFVILDLLIL from the coding sequence ATGAAGTTAATTACAGATTCTACCCTTTCAAAGTTTTTTAATACAGAAATAATTTCGGCTTATTATGAACTAACTAAGCCCGGAATTACCCTTACTGTATTGGCTAGTATGATTATTGGCTTTGTGTTGGGTTCAGGAAATGAAATAAACTACATCCTGATGTTGCATGCCACACTCGGGACCTGGCTGATTGCATCCGGAACAGCTGCACATAATCAATTTATGGAATGGCGCTACGACGGACAAATGAAGCGCACCCAAAGCCGACCAGTTCCTGCCAGTAAAATATCCCCAAAACAGAGTGTAATTTTTTCAATGACGCTCATCGCTACAGGTCTTATCTACCTGATATCTGTTGTGAATTTTGTAGCCGGTGCTGTTTCATTGGCAACAACACTCATTTATCTGGGAATTTATACTCCTATGAAACGTGTATCGGTTGTTAATGTTTTTATCGGTGCAGTTCCCGGTGCCTTGCCCCCCGTCGGTGGTTGGGCAGCAGCAACAGGCCACTTGGGCAGTACTGCTATGTGGATTTTATTTGCCATCGTTTTTCTTTGGCAAGTCCCCCACGTAATGGCAATCGCGTGGGTGTGTAAGGATGATTACAGCGGAGCCGGCTTCAAAATGTTTCCCAAGAACGATGCCGAGGGTTATAAGGCTTCAGCACTCATTCTTCCCTGTCTTATAGCGCTACTTCCTGTCTGTTACGGTTTATATCATGTTGGTATGAACAGCTGGCTGTATCTTTCGGGCTCACTCATCTGCAGTATCCTCTTTTTATACTATGGCCTCATCTTTACCATCAAAAGAGACAAACCATCAGCCAAAAAATTGATGTTTGCCTCATTCGGATATCTTCCCCTTATCTGGGTATTCGTTATTTTAGATCTGCTTATTTTGTAG
- a CDS encoding alpha-ketoacid dehydrogenase subunit alpha/beta, with amino-acid sequence MAQTETKEQTSLASQLASGSYTDDYKQEILDDYKLAVKSREASYIGRKETLTGKAKFGIFGDGKELPQIAMAKYFKNGDFRSGYYRDQTFMMAIGQVTVQQFFAQLYAHANVEEEPHSGGRQMNAHFSTRSLNNDGSWKDLTEMKNTSPDISPTAGQMSRLLGLAQASEIYRNHESLLEDEDFQRFSENGDEIAWGTIGDASTSEGVFWETINAAGVLQVPMVMSVWDDGYGISVPRKYQTTKDSISEVLAGFQRTEDQEGLEILTVNAWDYPALLQTYSQAEQIAREEHVPVLIHVQEVTQPQGHSTSGSHERYKSDERLEWEEEFCCINKTRNWLLEEGIASEEELEALEERAKEEVKEAQKAAWKSFKDELKGELQSVENILDDLIAESSHSESLKQVKKEMGAPLIPLRKYIVTGARKALRITRSEQLDSKSELRQWLNEYNEANTNRYHSHLYSETDMSPLNIEEVEPVYSDDPESVDGRLVLRDNFDKLFEKYPETLIFGEDTGKLGDVNKGLENMQDKFGELRVRDTGIREATILGQGIGMALRGLRPIAEIQYLDYLLYCFQGLSDDLATVRYRSMGGQKAPLIVRTRGHRLEGIWHTGSPMGMIINGIRGVHVCVPRNLTDAAGMYNTLLQGDDPALVIEPLNAYRLKEDKPDNLGDFTVPLGIPKVVSEGSDITIVSYGSTCNICESVLPELEEAGISAELIDVRTLLPFDRNHDIVESLKKTNRILFVDEDVPGGASAFMMNKVLQEQKGYYYLDSEPQCLTAKEHRAAYGSDGDYFSKPNEEDIFEAVYALMSEANPAKYPPIYE; translated from the coding sequence ATGGCACAAACAGAGACAAAAGAGCAGACATCACTGGCATCACAACTGGCATCCGGTTCTTATACCGATGACTATAAACAGGAGATTCTGGATGATTACAAATTGGCGGTAAAGAGCCGGGAAGCTTCCTATATTGGCCGGAAGGAAACCCTAACGGGGAAAGCCAAGTTTGGGATTTTCGGTGATGGTAAAGAACTTCCCCAGATAGCCATGGCCAAATACTTTAAGAATGGTGATTTCCGGTCGGGATACTATAGAGATCAGACCTTTATGATGGCTATTGGCCAAGTGACGGTACAACAATTTTTTGCTCAGCTCTACGCCCATGCCAATGTGGAAGAGGAACCCCATTCCGGGGGGCGTCAGATGAATGCGCATTTTAGCACGCGCAGTCTTAATAATGACGGCAGTTGGAAAGACTTGACGGAGATGAAGAACACCTCTCCGGATATTTCCCCAACTGCAGGACAGATGTCTAGACTTTTGGGACTGGCCCAAGCTTCTGAAATCTATCGGAACCACGAATCACTCTTAGAAGACGAGGACTTCCAGCGATTTTCTGAAAATGGAGATGAGATTGCATGGGGCACTATTGGAGATGCCAGTACTTCTGAGGGTGTTTTTTGGGAGACTATAAACGCGGCCGGTGTACTACAGGTACCTATGGTGATGTCGGTTTGGGATGACGGCTACGGAATTTCCGTACCTCGTAAGTATCAAACTACCAAAGATAGTATTTCTGAGGTGTTAGCCGGTTTTCAGCGTACTGAGGATCAAGAGGGACTCGAGATTTTAACTGTTAATGCCTGGGATTATCCTGCGCTATTACAGACATACAGCCAGGCAGAACAGATTGCCCGAGAAGAACATGTGCCAGTGCTGATTCATGTTCAGGAAGTTACACAGCCACAAGGACACTCAACCTCTGGTTCACATGAACGGTATAAGTCTGATGAACGTCTTGAATGGGAAGAAGAATTTTGCTGTATCAATAAGACTCGTAACTGGCTGCTTGAAGAAGGTATTGCTTCGGAAGAGGAACTGGAAGCTCTTGAAGAAAGGGCTAAGGAAGAGGTAAAAGAGGCGCAGAAGGCAGCATGGAAATCGTTTAAAGATGAACTTAAAGGAGAACTGCAGTCAGTAGAAAACATATTGGATGACCTAATTGCTGAAAGCAGCCATAGTGAGTCACTTAAACAAGTAAAGAAGGAGATGGGAGCTCCCTTGATTCCCCTCCGGAAATATATTGTAACTGGGGCTCGTAAAGCACTTCGTATCACGCGTAGTGAACAATTAGATAGCAAGAGTGAACTCCGACAGTGGCTGAATGAATATAATGAAGCCAACACCAATCGATATCATAGTCACTTATATAGCGAAACGGATATGTCACCGCTGAATATCGAGGAGGTAGAACCTGTTTATTCAGATGATCCGGAAAGTGTTGATGGACGTTTGGTACTCCGTGATAACTTTGACAAGCTTTTTGAAAAATATCCCGAAACGCTGATCTTCGGGGAAGATACCGGAAAGCTGGGAGATGTAAACAAGGGGCTCGAAAATATGCAGGATAAATTCGGAGAGCTCCGCGTTCGTGATACCGGTATCCGTGAGGCTACTATACTTGGACAGGGCATAGGAATGGCGCTAAGAGGCTTACGGCCTATAGCCGAGATACAGTATCTCGACTACCTATTGTACTGTTTCCAGGGATTAAGTGACGATCTTGCTACGGTACGCTATCGCAGCATGGGCGGACAGAAGGCTCCGCTTATTGTGAGAACGCGAGGTCACCGACTTGAAGGCATCTGGCACACTGGATCGCCTATGGGTATGATTATCAACGGGATACGTGGTGTGCACGTATGTGTACCGCGCAACCTGACGGATGCCGCCGGGATGTATAATACACTGTTGCAAGGTGATGATCCGGCACTCGTTATCGAGCCACTTAACGCATACCGTTTGAAGGAGGATAAACCCGATAACTTAGGTGATTTTACGGTACCGCTGGGTATTCCCAAGGTCGTTTCTGAGGGATCTGATATCACAATTGTATCATATGGATCTACCTGCAATATCTGTGAGTCGGTACTACCGGAGTTGGAAGAGGCAGGTATCTCGGCAGAGCTCATTGATGTGCGCACGCTCTTACCTTTCGACCGCAACCACGATATTGTAGAATCGCTCAAGAAAACGAATCGCATTCTCTTTGTCGATGAGGACGTGCCGGGCGGGGCATCGGCATTCATGATGAACAAGGTATTGCAGGAGCAGAAAGGGTACTACTATCTCGATTCTGAGCCGCAGTGCCTGACGGCCAAAGAACACCGCGCAGCTTACGGCTCCGATGGGGATTACTTCTCCAAACCTAATGAAGAGGATATCTTTGAGGCGGTTTATGCTTTAATGAGTGAAGCCAATCCGGCGAAGTACCCGCCTATTTATGAGTAA